A window from Sinanaerobacter sp. ZZT-01 encodes these proteins:
- a CDS encoding ClpP family protease — MNETKNDVETDKDREDNKEREKMDEKSEVKNSIDDFGVINNAFNFPSNIQYLTIIGSVEGHTVLPPQNKTTKYENIIPQLVAVEENKNIKGLLTILNTVGGDVEAGLAIAELISTLSKPTVSLVLGGGHSIGIPLATASDYSFVAESATMTLHPIRMAGLIIGAEQTYEYFRKMQDRIVDFIVRTSHSERETVTRLMNATDDMANDVGTILYGKDAVEIGLMDEIGGLNMALSKLKSMIEEKEKEEKEEKQEK, encoded by the coding sequence ATGAATGAAACAAAAAATGATGTAGAAACAGATAAAGATCGTGAGGATAATAAGGAAAGAGAAAAGATGGATGAAAAATCTGAAGTTAAAAATTCCATTGATGACTTTGGAGTCATCAATAATGCATTTAATTTTCCGAGCAACATTCAGTATCTAACCATTATTGGGAGTGTAGAAGGACATACGGTTCTTCCTCCACAAAATAAAACGACGAAATACGAAAATATAATTCCGCAATTGGTGGCTGTTGAAGAAAATAAAAATATCAAAGGGCTTTTGACAATACTTAATACCGTAGGTGGTGATGTAGAAGCAGGCCTGGCTATTGCAGAATTGATTTCAACCTTATCGAAACCGACCGTATCCTTGGTGCTAGGAGGGGGACATAGCATTGGAATTCCACTTGCCACTGCCAGTGATTATTCTTTTGTTGCAGAGAGTGCAACGATGACACTACACCCAATTCGGATGGCAGGTTTAATCATCGGCGCAGAACAAACCTATGAATATTTTCGAAAAATGCAGGACCGTATCGTTGATTTTATAGTACGTACCTCTCATTCTGAAAGAGAAACGGTAACGAGGCTTATGAATGCAACAGACGATATGGCTAACGATGTGGGAACCATACTTTATGGGAAAGATGCAGTAGAAATTGGTTTAATGGATGAAATCGGAGGTCTAAATATGGCCTTGTCTAAGTTAAAATCAATGATTGAAGAAAAAGAAAAGGAAGAAAAGGAAGAGAAGCAGGAAAAATAA
- a CDS encoding CpaF family protein → MLIESEVQTQRKVTIKEITNAVRAVINTRTEEITDEEVLSIIEDFVLHDSRTKWYPYAKKIKLTETVFNITRRELDILQPYADDNEVSEIMVNGAKKIFVERNGKIEKLPILFEDREDLEEIIRRLAAKVHREINELTPIVDARLEDGSRINAVYRNVALNGPILTIRKFPKKKITMEELILKDSISEEASAFLKKLVRSGYNIFISGGTSSGKTTFLNVLSDCIPREERVIVIEDSAELQITKIDNVVRMETKNANVQGKGEVTVRDLIKASLRMRPDRIIVGEVRGGEVVDMIQAMNTGHDGSLSTGHGNSPEGMLRRLEAMFLSAADFPMEAIRSQILEAIDIIVHLGRLPNKSRKILQIVEIAGYKNEKYIINPLFQYQISRGLIATGNPLNNQIKLEMRGGEL, encoded by the coding sequence TTGCTAATAGAATCAGAAGTGCAAACCCAAAGGAAAGTGACCATAAAAGAAATCACGAATGCTGTACGAGCTGTGATTAATACTAGAACGGAAGAAATTACAGATGAGGAGGTTCTATCCATAATTGAGGATTTTGTTCTGCATGATAGCAGGACGAAGTGGTATCCGTATGCAAAAAAAATAAAATTGACTGAGACGGTATTTAACATAACACGTCGAGAACTGGATATTTTGCAGCCTTATGCCGATGACAATGAAGTAAGTGAGATAATGGTAAATGGTGCAAAAAAGATATTTGTAGAGCGAAACGGGAAGATTGAGAAGCTGCCGATCTTATTTGAAGACAGAGAAGATTTGGAGGAAATCATTCGGCGTCTGGCAGCGAAGGTACATAGAGAGATCAATGAGTTAACCCCAATTGTAGATGCACGATTAGAAGATGGATCGAGAATTAACGCTGTTTACCGTAATGTAGCGTTAAATGGACCCATTCTCACAATAAGAAAATTTCCCAAGAAAAAAATTACGATGGAAGAATTAATTCTTAAAGACTCTATATCAGAGGAAGCTTCTGCGTTTTTAAAGAAGCTTGTAAGGAGTGGTTATAATATTTTTATTTCCGGGGGAACAAGTTCGGGAAAGACCACCTTTTTGAATGTATTGTCCGATTGCATCCCAAGAGAGGAGCGTGTAATTGTGATTGAAGATTCGGCGGAACTTCAAATCACAAAAATTGATAATGTGGTTCGTATGGAAACGAAAAATGCCAATGTGCAAGGGAAGGGGGAAGTAACCGTACGGGATCTGATTAAAGCATCATTACGTATGAGACCGGATCGAATTATTGTAGGAGAAGTAAGGGGAGGTGAAGTTGTAGATATGATACAAGCTATGAACACGGGGCATGATGGTTCTTTATCGACCGGACACGGGAATTCACCGGAAGGGATGCTTCGCCGTTTGGAAGCGATGTTTTTATCGGCAGCAGATTTTCCTATGGAGGCAATACGGAGTCAAATTCTAGAAGCAATTGATATTATTGTACACTTGGGGAGGCTGCCGAACAAGTCCAGAAAAATTCTGCAAATTGTAGAGATTGCAGGATATAAAAATGAAAAATATATCATAAACCCTCTGTTTCAGTATCAAATTAGTCGCGGACTCATTGCAACAGGAAATCCTTTAAACAATCAAATAAAGTTAGAGATGCGAGGAGGTGAGTTATGA
- a CDS encoding immunoglobulin-like domain-containing protein, whose amino-acid sequence MNYINKKILLLLDKLPDWCTGKREVFDNGFRPKYGNRDCSPKIQEEKIYLLKCYLVTLLFLVLLLTGFAVKTLLLQNNALSSLERPNYGENANLIPLKAEIRHGEVTHQKKITIKIQPQSLTIPEKKSLIKECEDKIEEEMLGKNKDAKHILYKLNLQRQDSVNPIQIDWISSEPQFIEEDGTVHRLELESSLEVDLTAKFTLYDYEEAHTYQVTLLPKAEEKLEGEFSAVIEDLRGQLSSNTYGDKLVLPKNLTQNITLKWYVQNTIPFFPLVIMACLLLFLIYKKRYYRMEREIQNYRESMKKEYPDFINKVVLLLNAGLVITSALERIALDAKEKKDHPLMEAIGEISDNVRESNASFSKELKLFARRSGIRELMRFAAIVCENLEKGSSLAEKLEAEGDLLWMTRKKQVEEEGRKVETKLILPLMILLLILVLITISPVLIEI is encoded by the coding sequence TTGAATTACATTAATAAAAAAATTTTATTATTATTAGACAAATTACCAGATTGGTGTACTGGGAAAAGAGAAGTATTTGATAACGGCTTTCGACCGAAATACGGAAACAGAGATTGCTCACCTAAAATTCAAGAAGAAAAAATCTATCTGCTTAAATGCTATCTGGTGACGCTATTATTTTTAGTTCTATTATTAACTGGATTTGCCGTTAAAACTCTCTTGCTTCAAAATAATGCATTAAGCAGCTTGGAACGACCGAATTACGGAGAAAATGCCAATCTTATTCCGCTTAAAGCAGAAATCAGACATGGAGAAGTAACACATCAGAAAAAAATAACAATAAAGATTCAGCCTCAAAGTCTTACAATTCCTGAAAAGAAATCTCTTATAAAAGAGTGCGAGGATAAGATTGAGGAAGAAATGCTCGGTAAAAATAAAGACGCCAAACATATTTTATATAAATTAAATTTACAGCGACAGGACAGCGTCAATCCGATCCAGATCGATTGGATTTCCAGTGAGCCGCAATTTATAGAAGAGGATGGTACTGTTCACAGGCTAGAACTGGAATCTTCTTTAGAAGTTGATTTAACTGCAAAATTTACTTTATATGATTATGAAGAAGCACACACGTATCAAGTGACGCTTCTTCCCAAAGCGGAGGAAAAACTGGAAGGGGAATTCAGTGCCGTGATTGAAGATCTGAGAGGGCAGTTAAGCAGTAATACATATGGGGATAAATTAGTGCTGCCTAAAAATCTCACTCAAAATATTACATTAAAATGGTATGTGCAAAATACCATTCCGTTTTTTCCATTGGTGATAATGGCCTGTTTATTGTTGTTTCTAATTTATAAAAAAAGATATTACCGGATGGAAAGAGAAATTCAAAATTATAGAGAATCCATGAAAAAAGAATATCCGGACTTTATTAATAAGGTAGTTTTGCTGCTTAATGCAGGACTTGTTATTACAAGTGCATTGGAACGCATTGCTTTAGATGCCAAGGAAAAAAAGGACCATCCATTAATGGAGGCAATTGGAGAGATTTCTGATAATGTGAGAGAATCGAATGCTTCCTTTTCGAAGGAGCTAAAATTATTTGCAAGGAGAAGTGGTATAAGAGAGTTGATGCGGTTTGCTGCGATTGTATGTGAGAATCTGGAGAAAGGAAGTTCTTTAGCAGAAAAACTGGAGGCGGAAGGAGATCTGCTTTGGATGACAAGAAAGAAACAAGTAGAAGAAGAAGGAAGAAAGGTAGAGACAAAGCTGATTTTACCATTAATGATATTGCTTTTGATATTGGTTCTGATTACGATTTCACCAGTATTGATAGAGATTTAA
- a CDS encoding Flp1 family type IVb pilin, translated as MSQLIKKWCRVQSRMMCPNKKGMEMVQVAILVAIAVGLGLIFKERIGEFVTNTFDGLMNSGF; from the coding sequence ATGAGTCAATTGATTAAAAAATGGTGCAGGGTGCAAAGCAGAATGATGTGTCCCAATAAAAAGGGGATGGAAATGGTACAAGTAGCAATTCTCGTAGCGATTGCAGTCGGCTTGGGGCTTATTTTTAAAGAACGAATCGGTGAATTTGTAACGAATACATTCGATGGACTGATGAACAGTGGATTTTAA
- a CDS encoding DUF5702 domain-containing protein, whose translation MRINKKGGASVFLMMAFVSILLVIVLLTEAISSSAARSYAMAVIELAGRSTLSNYNQSLKEDYGLFGISMEDEKIKEELLYYCEQTIHPTQESESVMKLINLQLKNFEVESDEYALTNCDVFENQIVDYMKYRVLGDILIDWSEKQADDIITQGQKQISDMAQGAEELEKAGQLMEKIKPVLLLYEDALDKTKKLEKVYQSWMELKDSDSENAAEEADKLKQRLFREWSSIQKTFYSIKKQVDEIKQYYGKGESFGENGENMMKQVYAIEEKIFYFLSVAVDDLEDVFMLLKEKEGKSKRSSFWKQIKKHSAFESDDKEQGNRILQNKSVIAYLPSQQMEQSIWEFNGFQSDNKENFLTEAKNKFLINQYIFDVFKTQLTEQGRDTFFENEVEYLLFGNFKDATNRKKAESRIFTVRASSNLIYLYSNPKKQKELAAAAASLTPGPEAVITQFVLAALWSSAEAKNDLKILLDSGSVPFFKDDDSWMLSLDSILSGKYGSTKKKEVSNGLNYSQYLSLFLFCSSKQVILVRMMDLIQINLQGRCNKGFLLCSCKGGFLLHGEVWKKRVLGKQGKLKMVRKGKVVVRHAY comes from the coding sequence ATGAGAATAAATAAGAAAGGAGGAGCATCTGTTTTTTTAATGATGGCTTTTGTAAGCATATTACTTGTAATTGTACTGTTAACAGAAGCCATATCATCTTCCGCAGCGCGTAGTTATGCGATGGCAGTCATAGAATTGGCTGGCAGGTCGACATTATCCAATTATAATCAGAGTTTAAAAGAAGACTATGGGCTATTTGGTATATCGATGGAGGATGAGAAAATTAAAGAGGAACTTTTATATTATTGCGAACAGACAATACATCCAACCCAAGAGTCAGAAAGTGTAATGAAACTCATTAATTTGCAGCTGAAAAATTTTGAAGTGGAATCGGATGAATATGCGTTAACCAATTGTGATGTTTTTGAAAATCAGATTGTGGACTATATGAAATATCGAGTGTTAGGTGATATTTTAATAGATTGGAGTGAAAAACAAGCGGATGATATTATTACACAAGGTCAAAAGCAGATTTCTGATATGGCACAGGGCGCAGAAGAATTAGAAAAAGCAGGACAACTTATGGAAAAGATAAAGCCGGTTCTCCTCTTGTATGAAGATGCTTTGGATAAAACAAAGAAATTAGAGAAAGTTTATCAAAGTTGGATGGAGTTGAAAGATTCTGATTCCGAAAATGCAGCAGAGGAGGCTGATAAATTAAAGCAGCGTCTATTCAGAGAGTGGTCAAGTATACAAAAGACATTTTATTCAATAAAAAAGCAGGTTGATGAGATCAAACAGTATTATGGGAAGGGGGAATCATTTGGAGAAAACGGAGAAAATATGATGAAGCAGGTCTATGCGATCGAAGAAAAAATCTTTTATTTTTTATCAGTCGCGGTCGATGATTTAGAAGATGTTTTTATGCTTCTTAAAGAAAAAGAGGGAAAATCAAAACGTTCTTCGTTTTGGAAACAAATAAAGAAACATTCTGCATTTGAAAGTGATGACAAAGAGCAAGGTAACAGAATACTTCAAAATAAAAGCGTCATTGCTTACCTGCCATCACAACAAATGGAACAAAGTATTTGGGAATTTAATGGATTTCAATCGGATAACAAAGAGAATTTTTTAACGGAAGCGAAAAATAAATTTTTAATAAATCAATATATTTTCGATGTCTTTAAGACGCAATTAACAGAACAAGGAAGAGATACTTTTTTTGAAAATGAGGTGGAATATCTTCTATTCGGTAACTTTAAAGATGCGACTAACCGTAAAAAAGCTGAGTCACGTATCTTTACAGTACGTGCATCTTCAAATTTAATTTATCTATACAGCAATCCTAAAAAACAAAAAGAGTTAGCAGCGGCTGCGGCAAGTTTGACCCCAGGACCGGAAGCCGTGATTACACAATTTGTGCTGGCCGCTTTATGGAGCAGTGCAGAGGCCAAAAATGATTTGAAAATTTTGCTTGACTCGGGTAGCGTTCCGTTTTTTAAAGACGATGATTCATGGATGCTCAGCTTGGATTCCATTTTATCCGGTAAATATGGAAGTACAAAAAAGAAAGAGGTTTCAAATGGGTTAAATTATAGTCAGTATCTGAGTTTGTTTCTTTTTTGTTCATCGAAACAGGTTATATTAGTTCGAATGATGGATTTGATTCAGATTAATTTACAGGGACGCTGCAACAAAGGATTTCTTCTCTGCAGTTGCAAAGGTGGTTTCCTTTTACATGGGGAAGTTTGGAAGAAGCGTGTTTTAGGCAAACAGGGGAAACTGAAAATGGTTCGTAAAGGTAAGGTGGTTGTTCGTCATGCCTATTAA
- a CDS encoding DUF6382 domain-containing protein — protein MIENVKILNETINGKQAIKRELPKEQIPWYQKQILSLSSTGFFLPMRFVFSEIMCEIYYECSQRTSLKEYLQQKKEVGIHSFVEEGIHLLEHLIEQIQQGEDHLLFLEDYTLSFDLLFVYESEKRVELLFLPKEDKVDFLEEWEDLLNAIDAEVNDKQWSVYSQKLIQLSKDQNWGTEAILSYIRELKGEIFYSS, from the coding sequence TTGATTGAAAACGTAAAGATACTAAATGAAACGATAAATGGAAAACAGGCAATAAAGAGAGAACTACCGAAAGAGCAGATTCCTTGGTATCAAAAACAAATACTGAGTTTGTCCTCCACAGGTTTCTTTCTTCCGATGCGATTTGTATTTTCAGAAATAATGTGTGAGATTTATTATGAATGCTCTCAGAGAACATCTTTGAAAGAGTATTTGCAACAAAAAAAAGAGGTTGGAATACATTCCTTTGTTGAAGAAGGGATTCACCTGCTTGAACACTTGATTGAACAGATCCAACAGGGAGAAGACCATTTATTGTTTCTAGAAGACTATACACTGTCTTTTGATTTACTTTTTGTTTATGAAAGCGAAAAGAGAGTGGAATTGTTGTTTTTGCCCAAAGAAGATAAAGTTGATTTCTTAGAAGAATGGGAAGATCTCTTAAATGCAATTGATGCAGAAGTGAATGACAAACAATGGAGCGTCTACAGTCAAAAACTGATTCAACTTTCAAAGGATCAAAATTGGGGAACAGAAGCAATTCTTTCTTATATTAGAGAGCTGAAAGGAGAAATTTTTTATTCAAGCTAG
- a CDS encoding zinc-ribbon domain-containing protein: MEDKTIVCQDCGKEFIFTAGEQEFYKEKGFDNEPKRCKECRDAKKNERRQFRNDR; the protein is encoded by the coding sequence ATGGAAGACAAAACAATCGTATGTCAAGACTGTGGCAAAGAATTTATTTTTACTGCGGGTGAACAGGAATTTTACAAAGAAAAGGGTTTTGACAACGAACCAAAAAGATGTAAAGAATGCAGAGACGCAAAGAAAAACGAACGTAGACAATTCAGAAACGACAGATAG
- a CDS encoding methionine ABC transporter ATP-binding protein produces the protein MENNAIIQINNLTKIYKNGTSEIKALDGIDLTIHRGDIFGIIGMSGAGKSTLVRCMNLLERPTSGEVLFNEMNLAALNDRKLRMVRQKIGMIFQQFNLLMQRTVEKNILFPMEIAGMDRETAKKRVDELLEIVDLTDKKNTYPAQLSGGQKQRVAIARALATNPEVLLCDEATSALDPKTTRAILSLLRDINHRLGITIIIITHEMSVIEEICSHVAIIDESKIAETGTVQDIFSHPKTVSAQRLVHPTNQCVDFGSEKGGKHLRIVFNGNSSFEPVIGTMVMSCKCPVNIMFADTKNIDGKAFGQMVIQLPDDEAAADKMIQFLSTQNVSVEEVQDFV, from the coding sequence ATGGAAAACAACGCAATCATTCAAATAAATAATTTAACAAAGATATATAAAAATGGAACTTCCGAAATAAAAGCATTGGATGGAATTGACCTGACGATTCACCGTGGCGATATTTTTGGAATTATAGGAATGAGCGGAGCAGGAAAGAGTACTTTGGTCCGCTGTATGAATTTATTAGAACGGCCTACTTCTGGTGAGGTACTCTTTAATGAGATGAATTTGGCGGCTTTAAATGATCGAAAGCTTCGTATGGTGAGACAGAAAATAGGGATGATATTTCAGCAATTTAATTTACTGATGCAGAGAACCGTAGAGAAAAATATTTTATTTCCTATGGAAATCGCAGGAATGGATCGGGAAACTGCGAAAAAACGTGTAGATGAGCTGTTAGAGATCGTTGATTTAACGGATAAAAAAAATACTTACCCTGCCCAGCTTTCAGGGGGACAAAAACAAAGAGTTGCGATTGCAAGGGCACTGGCAACAAATCCAGAAGTCCTGTTGTGTGATGAGGCTACGAGTGCATTGGACCCGAAAACGACACGAGCTATTTTATCTTTACTCAGAGATATCAATCATAGATTAGGTATTACGATTATAATAATTACGCATGAAATGAGTGTGATAGAAGAAATATGCAGTCATGTTGCAATTATTGACGAAAGTAAGATTGCAGAGACTGGAACCGTGCAGGATATCTTTTCACATCCCAAAACGGTATCTGCGCAAAGACTTGTTCATCCAACAAATCAATGTGTTGACTTTGGATCGGAAAAAGGAGGAAAGCATCTGCGAATCGTATTTAATGGAAATTCTTCGTTTGAACCGGTAATTGGAACAATGGTGATGAGCTGTAAATGCCCTGTTAATATTATGTTTGCAGATACGAAAAACATTGATGGCAAAGCGTTCGGACAGATGGTCATTCAATTGCCGGATGATGAAGCTGCCGCAGATAAAATGATCCAATTTTTATCTACACAGAATGTTTCGGTAGAGGAGGTACAGGACTTTGTTTAG
- a CDS encoding methionine ABC transporter permease, whose protein sequence is MNETTIHMIQIGILETLYMTLGSTLIAYIIGLPVGVVLVITDKDGFYPIRWLNTVLNAIVNILRSIPFLILLFALIPFTRAVVGTSIGPTATLVPLVVSAAPFIARVVEQSIKEVDAGVIEAAQSMGASPMTIICKVLLMEARPSLLVGSAIAVTTILGYSAMAGVAGGGGLGDIATRFGFIRYQKDIMLVTVALLVIIVQVLQGIGMYMAQKVDRRTIG, encoded by the coding sequence ATGAACGAAACAACAATCCATATGATACAAATAGGCATTTTGGAAACACTATATATGACACTGGGTTCCACCCTCATTGCATATATAATCGGACTACCTGTTGGTGTTGTTCTGGTTATTACTGACAAAGATGGATTTTATCCAATCAGATGGTTAAATACAGTATTAAATGCAATTGTGAACATTCTGCGCTCAATACCGTTTCTTATATTACTCTTCGCATTGATCCCATTTACGAGAGCGGTTGTGGGTACGTCAATCGGACCAACGGCAACGCTGGTGCCCCTGGTTGTGTCAGCAGCACCTTTTATTGCAAGAGTGGTAGAGCAGTCTATTAAGGAAGTGGATGCAGGTGTGATTGAAGCTGCCCAAAGCATGGGAGCTTCTCCGATGACCATTATCTGCAAAGTGCTTCTTATGGAAGCAAGACCTTCTTTGTTAGTGGGTTCTGCAATCGCTGTAACTACCATTTTAGGCTATTCTGCAATGGCTGGTGTAGCTGGAGGGGGAGGCCTAGGTGATATTGCGACGAGGTTTGGATTTATTCGCTACCAAAAGGATATCATGCTGGTAACCGTAGCACTTCTGGTAATTATTGTCCAGGTGTTGCAGGGAATCGGAATGTATATGGCCCAAAAAGTCGATAGGAGAACCATTGGATGA
- a CDS encoding MetQ/NlpA family ABC transporter substrate-binding protein yields the protein MKKIVGITLAVLLLVVGLLAGCGEKKEASDEKLTVIKVGASTTPHAEILGAIKDDLKAEGYDLQVKEFTDYVLPNLSLNDGSLDANYFQHQPYLDDFNKERDMDLVAAAKIHYEPLGIYSGRKDSLDKLEEGDSIAIPNDATNEARALLLLQDLGLLKLKKDAGMLATPYDIVENPKNLKIEELDAAQVAKALPDVAFGVINGNNALLAGLNASKDAIAMEAKDSLAADTFANVLAVRSGSENSPEIQALVKALQSDTARKFIEDTYEGAVVPVF from the coding sequence ATGAAAAAAATAGTAGGAATTACTCTTGCGGTACTGTTGCTGGTTGTTGGGTTGCTTGCAGGCTGCGGAGAAAAAAAAGAAGCTTCCGATGAAAAATTAACTGTGATTAAGGTAGGGGCTTCTACAACGCCTCATGCAGAAATCTTAGGCGCAATAAAAGATGATTTGAAGGCAGAGGGCTATGATTTGCAAGTGAAGGAATTTACTGATTACGTATTACCAAACTTGTCCTTAAATGACGGATCATTGGATGCAAACTACTTTCAGCATCAGCCTTACTTAGATGATTTCAATAAAGAAAGAGATATGGACCTTGTAGCTGCTGCAAAAATTCATTATGAGCCATTGGGGATATACTCCGGAAGGAAAGATTCTTTAGATAAATTAGAAGAAGGCGACTCCATTGCGATACCAAATGATGCAACGAATGAAGCAAGAGCACTTCTCCTTTTGCAGGATTTAGGATTATTAAAACTAAAAAAAGATGCAGGCATGCTTGCAACACCATATGATATTGTTGAAAATCCGAAAAATTTGAAAATTGAAGAGTTGGATGCAGCGCAGGTTGCGAAGGCGCTTCCGGATGTTGCTTTTGGCGTGATTAACGGAAACAATGCATTACTTGCAGGATTAAATGCCTCAAAAGATGCGATTGCAATGGAGGCAAAAGATTCTTTAGCGGCGGATACGTTTGCAAATGTTCTGGCGGTTCGAAGCGGAAGTGAAAATTCTCCGGAAATTCAGGCTTTGGTAAAAGCTTTACAGTCTGATACCGCAAGAAAGTTTATTGAAGATACCTATGAGGGAGCAGTCGTTCCTGTATTTTAA
- a CDS encoding GerAB/ArcD/ProY family transporter, giving the protein MNGLREKKQTRYMGYLAFLYYLSTFFFIGRLIPLHRMVWFSFLLAAIAASILLYTFYQYLNICKIGNWTLIISTLISVVAGISTFYCFSDFFHTCVLNDSPTWLFPSAFILLCLWMAKKEIHVLELFSRLLGPFILFFLLLANFSSISKIELPYTYDFLMFDGLLHPTSNNFWTSTLLFFVIYFTEGFVLITLLSLHKKSPFVYKDTTKGLFISVALLAITYLVTVLALGPEVFEQLTYPVYYPPGLTQTAEYLERIEVILLAVFLFSAFIKFSLLLMMCKEAITSIYTAFSNSSVEKTKASCQ; this is encoded by the coding sequence ATGAATGGATTACGTGAAAAAAAACAAACACGATATATGGGATACCTCGCTTTTCTTTATTATCTGAGTACTTTTTTCTTTATCGGACGGTTGATTCCGTTGCATAGAATGGTGTGGTTTTCTTTCTTACTTGCAGCCATCGCCGCAAGTATACTTCTATATACTTTTTACCAATATTTAAATATCTGTAAAATCGGTAATTGGACACTGATAATTTCCACTCTTATCTCTGTAGTTGCAGGCATTAGTACATTTTATTGCTTTTCTGATTTCTTTCATACCTGTGTACTCAATGATTCACCTACATGGCTCTTTCCATCTGCTTTTATTCTTCTCTGCCTATGGATGGCTAAAAAAGAGATTCATGTTTTGGAGTTATTCTCTAGATTACTCGGCCCCTTTATTTTATTTTTCCTACTCTTAGCCAATTTCTCCAGCATCTCAAAGATTGAACTGCCTTATACTTATGACTTTCTAATGTTTGATGGTCTGCTTCATCCTACTTCCAATAATTTTTGGACCTCAACACTCTTATTTTTTGTTATTTATTTTACAGAGGGTTTCGTCCTTATAACCTTGCTTTCTTTGCATAAAAAAAGCCCTTTTGTATATAAGGATACAACAAAAGGACTTTTTATAAGTGTAGCTTTATTGGCAATCACCTATCTCGTGACGGTTTTAGCTCTTGGACCGGAAGTATTTGAACAATTGACCTATCCGGTATATTACCCTCCTGGCCTTACTCAAACAGCAGAATACTTAGAACGAATTGAAGTCATCCTACTTGCTGTATTTCTATTCTCTGCATTCATAAAATTCAGCTTACTTCTTATGATGTGCAAAGAAGCAATCACCTCTATTTATACTGCTTTTTCCAATAGCTCAGTAGAAAAAACGAAAGCGTCATGTCAATAG
- a CDS encoding Ger(x)C family spore germination protein: protein MKRRNLAAVLLSVFLLFSCMTLTGCKSMKEINDMSILSGAAIDYDTVSKRYRVTGEIINKSISTASEDNVVETIYANGKSMAEAIENCNEVDSRETYWSHAKTFVISNSIAKEQGIAPFLDYVLRNYKMRLSINLLISDLPNASQVLDLKTSSTNIKFLDLDKMLLTTEGVATAASTKVYQAVDILKSDGVQLSVPIVSAREDMAIVNGTAIFSDDKLVGTLGQEETIYFLFLQNRVDRGNLSTPDGKITFRIEGNKTKLSAKTENGKTTIQIKIKTKASVSQLSSSEKYTSKELESILDKTIFDGCQKVILKLQQEIKSDALGFGKCIKEENSDLWELLRKDWDTQQFTTLPFELQTQVKLQIGETH from the coding sequence ATGAAAAGACGTAATTTAGCAGCTGTGCTGCTTTCAGTTTTTCTTTTATTCTCTTGCATGACACTGACCGGCTGCAAAAGCATGAAAGAAATCAATGATATGTCAATTTTATCCGGTGCTGCAATTGATTACGATACAGTGAGTAAGCGCTACCGTGTTACCGGAGAAATCATTAATAAAAGTATTAGCACTGCCTCAGAAGATAATGTTGTGGAAACCATTTATGCCAATGGAAAATCTATGGCAGAAGCCATTGAAAATTGCAATGAAGTGGATAGTCGTGAAACATACTGGAGTCACGCAAAAACATTCGTTATCAGCAATTCCATCGCGAAAGAACAAGGGATTGCCCCTTTTCTGGATTACGTTCTCAGAAATTATAAGATGCGGCTTTCCATCAATCTTCTCATTTCAGATTTGCCAAACGCTTCGCAAGTATTGGATTTAAAAACTTCTTCTACCAATATCAAATTTTTAGATTTGGATAAGATGCTCCTAACCACTGAAGGCGTTGCTACTGCAGCTTCAACAAAAGTATATCAGGCGGTTGATATTTTGAAAAGTGACGGTGTGCAATTGTCGGTACCTATTGTAAGTGCAAGGGAAGATATGGCTATCGTTAACGGTACTGCAATCTTTTCCGATGATAAATTAGTTGGAACCTTAGGGCAAGAAGAGACGATTTATTTTCTCTTTTTACAAAACCGTGTCGATCGTGGAAACCTTTCCACACCAGATGGAAAAATTACGTTTCGAATCGAAGGCAATAAAACAAAATTAAGTGCAAAAACAGAGAATGGGAAAACGACAATTCAAATTAAAATCAAAACAAAAGCTTCCGTTTCACAGCTTTCATCCTCTGAAAAATATACTTCAAAAGAGTTGGAATCAATTCTGGATAAAACAATTTTTGATGGGTGTCAAAAAGTAATTTTAAAATTGCAGCAGGAAATAAAATCGGATGCCTTAGGCTTTGGAAAATGCATTAAAGAAGAAAATTCCGACTTGTGGGAATTGCTGCGAAAGGACTGGGATACGCAACAATTTACGACGCTTCCTTTTGAACTTCAAACACAGGTAAAATTACAGATAGGAGAAACACATTAG